CCAGTTGTACCGTGCCAACGTGTTGCGAATCTGTTCGCGCGCAACGAGTTCCCAGATCTCCACGGTCGCGGCGGTTCACCCGAAGGGGCGGTTCTCGCGGATGCCGCGGTACATTCCCCAGCGCACGATCAGCGGCATCACCACGTGCTCGACCGACCACAGCGGGAACCGGAAGGCGTGCCCGGTCGGGAAGAACACCTCCAACCCGTCGCGCTGGACTCCGACCAGCGACCCCCAGCGCCGCCCCGGCGCTTTGAAGGAACGCAGCGGGCGGTCGTCGAACACGGCGCGAATGTTGCGCGCTACCAACCCATCTCCGCGATTTCGCGCGGAGCTGCGCAGCGGATCGGTCGCCGCCACATCACCGACCGCGAACACCTCGGGGTGGCCGGGTAGCTGAAGTTGTCGCGTCACCCGGACGAATCCGCCCTCATCGAGCAGTTCCGGCGGCAGCCAGTCGGTGTTAGGACGCACCCGGCCGATCGCCCACAGCACGGCGTCGGCCACCGCGGGCGTCTGTCCGGTGCTCCAGCGCACCGGCTCGCTGGTGATCTCGTCGCCGGCGAAATCGTCGGTGATCACGGCCCGATGGCCCGGGTGCAGGCCCACGCCGAGATCGGCCAACCGGTGGGCGACCCGCTTCCAGATCCGCGGATGGTATTCGCGCAGCGGACGGTCCCCCGGGAAGTACAGATCGACCTGCTTATCAGGCCACGTGGTGGCGATGTTGACGGCGCTACTGACCGCCGCCGCGCCGCCGCCGATGACGATCACCGATCTGGCCGTTGCCATCCGCTCGTGTGCCGCGTAGAGGCCGGCGCCGATTTCAGCTGCGGACCGCAGCGAGGGCTCCCGCCAGAAGCCGTTGCTGACACCGGTGGAGATGACCAGGGCGTCGTACGCCTCGGCGACCGGCGTGCCGTCCTCAGCACGTCCGAACACCTTTCGTCCGGCGAGGTCGACGCCGGTCAGCTCGGCCTGCACCGTCCGTACCCGGTCCAACTTGCGGAACCTGTCGAACGGAATCCAGTAATCCCGCGCCCAATCGTCCGGACGAGCGAGTCGGACGCCGAGTTCCTGGCCGCTGACCAGCCCCGGTTTGGCCGAAATCCCGACCACCTCGAAGTGCGGGGCCAGCCGGATCGCGGTCAGCACGCCCACATCGCCCAAACCCGCGATCACCACCCGCTTGCGGCTCATGCGGCCACCTTCCGCGGTGGACGGGGCACGAAGCGCGACACCCGGTCGATGACGCGCTGATATTCCGGGCGCCGCTCCAGGCTGCGGGTCTCCATCATCGGGATGCTGGCGCCGAGGAACATGGCCAGCATCGCCGCCGCTCCGAGGAACAACCACCACCAAGACGACGGCGCAGCCGCCACTCCGAACAGTGCCAGGGAGAACCAGAAACCGAACTCGCCGAAGTAGTTCGGATGCCGCGACCAGCTCCACAGTCCGCGGTCCATCGCCGCACCGGCGCGTGCCTCGCGAACAAAACGGTGCATCTGCCCGTCGGCCACGAATTCGAGGGCGACCGCTGCCAACCCGGTCACGAACGCGACGAGGGTGAGCCAGCGGATATCCGCGCCGGGGCGGGTGACGCAGACGTATACCGGCAGCATGCCCGCAAACACCTGCAGGGTGGGGATCAGGTGGATGGCAACCAGGTCGACGACCAATTCCCAACGCCCCGCACGTTGTTTGAACATCGGGTAGCGCCAGTCCTCGTGGTGCAGGCCGGGAAAACCGTAGACCCAGTTTCCGGTCAGCCGCACCGCCCACACCGCAATCACCACGAACACCAACCAGCAACGCAGCTGGTCGACTCCCGGCCCGGCCTGACTCCACCAATACAACATCAGCAGCGGCGGTATGACGCTCCAGTACGCGTCGTAGAAGCTGGAATTGCGGTAGACCCGGCTGAAGACGAACACCACCAGGGTGGCCAGGACATCGGCGATCAGGGTGTCCAGCCACAGGTGTCCGGTGTGCGGGCCCCACGCCAGCCAGCCGGCGGCCACGCCGATCGCGATCACATACGCCAGGGTGACTAGTGTCAGGGATCGCGCCTTGCTCACCGCTGCCGTCATGAAGCCGAGTTCATTTCTGCCACTGCGCTTTTCGGCGAGCACACGTCATCCGGGTCTCCTTCAGCGCATGGCCCGGTTGGCCCGGGCTCCCGGCTACGGTAGGCAAAACTGTAACACGTTCTACCGATGACGGAGTCTCCCGTCAGGGTGCGGGGGACTCGTGGGTGACGGCTCGGTAGCCCCGGGCGCCGGCCCGGTCGACCGCGGCTTTGACGACGCCGAATATCAGCCCCTGCAGGCCGGCGCCGATCAGGGCGGAGCGGGTGGAGTTGCTCAGGTCTTTCGGGTCGGGCGGTGCCTGGTCATCGTCGCTGAAGCGTTTCCACACCTGACTGAATACGGCGCCGGCCAGCAGACCGCCGGTGACACTGGTGGCCATCGACAGCGGCAGGTACAGGGCTTTGGACTTTGCGCTCATGACTGTCCTTTGCTTGTGCGGGTGTTGATACCGGTGTTCCCCAATCCGCCCGTCATCCAACGCTTCCGCCCGAAGCCTGCGAAACCGCGCTCCCAGGCCAACCCGCGGTCGCCGCCGGGCACCGCCAGTCGGCGGTCACGGGGCCCGGCAGCTTCCACGTGGACATCCCGCTGCCCGTAGCGATACCTACTGCTTGTCGACCTTGCCGGCGATCTGCGTGGCCAGCTTGACGCCGGCGTCGCCCGGGTCTTTGGGCCCGCAGCCGCTGACGTCGATCACCACGTTGTTCCGCACGGTCAGGGCCCGCTGGCAGGCCCCGCCCACCGCGGTGCCGTTGTCGGTCGTGCTGACCGAGATGGTGGTGGTGAGCACGCCGTTGGCTGAACCGACCTGTCCGATCTTCCAGGTGATTTCGGCGCCGCCGGGGTCGGCCGGGACGACGAGGGAGCGATCCGCGCAGGCCGGCCAGGCCTTGGACGAGGCGTCGAAGAATGCCTTGGCCTCGGTCGCGGATGGGAACACCACCAGGTACTGCACGGCCTCGGGGTCCATGTCCTTGGATCCCGGGGTCGCCGGTGTGGCGCTGTCGTCCCGCCCGGTCGCCCCGGTGAAGCCACTGCCGGCGTAGACCGGGTTCTCG
This genomic stretch from Mycobacterium paragordonae harbors:
- a CDS encoding DUF1295 domain-containing protein; the encoded protein is MTAAVSKARSLTLVTLAYVIAIGVAAGWLAWGPHTGHLWLDTLIADVLATLVVFVFSRVYRNSSFYDAYWSVIPPLLMLYWWSQAGPGVDQLRCWLVFVVIAVWAVRLTGNWVYGFPGLHHEDWRYPMFKQRAGRWELVVDLVAIHLIPTLQVFAGMLPVYVCVTRPGADIRWLTLVAFVTGLAAVALEFVADGQMHRFVREARAGAAMDRGLWSWSRHPNYFGEFGFWFSLALFGVAAAPSSWWWLFLGAAAMLAMFLGASIPMMETRSLERRPEYQRVIDRVSRFVPRPPRKVAA
- a CDS encoding FAD-dependent oxidoreductase — its product is MSRKRVVIAGLGDVGVLTAIRLAPHFEVVGISAKPGLVSGQELGVRLARPDDWARDYWIPFDRFRKLDRVRTVQAELTGVDLAGRKVFGRAEDGTPVAEAYDALVISTGVSNGFWREPSLRSAAEIGAGLYAAHERMATARSVIVIGGGAAAVSSAVNIATTWPDKQVDLYFPGDRPLREYHPRIWKRVAHRLADLGVGLHPGHRAVITDDFAGDEITSEPVRWSTGQTPAVADAVLWAIGRVRPNTDWLPPELLDEGGFVRVTRQLQLPGHPEVFAVGDVAATDPLRSSARNRGDGLVARNIRAVFDDRPLRSFKAPGRRWGSLVGVQRDGLEVFFPTGHAFRFPLWSVEHVVMPLIVRWGMYRGIRENRPFG
- a CDS encoding sensor domain-containing protein; its protein translation is MRSLTAAVSVAAAGLLVAACGGDHDSGTASSSSSSASGSAASSQSSKPPVAQAALTNLLLTPSEIDAALGTMGMAIRDKSDKLADDGNKQYPQGWKWPAECLYAYGPGENPVYAGSGFTGATGRDDSATPATPGSKDMDPEAVQYLVVFPSATEAKAFFDASSKAWPACADRSLVVPADPGGAEITWKIGQVGSANGVLTTTISVSTTDNGTAVGGACQRALTVRNNVVIDVSGCGPKDPGDAGVKLATQIAGKVDKQ
- a CDS encoding DUF4235 domain-containing protein produces the protein MSAKSKALYLPLSMATSVTGGLLAGAVFSQVWKRFSDDDQAPPDPKDLSNSTRSALIGAGLQGLIFGVVKAAVDRAGARGYRAVTHESPAP